A DNA window from Halomicrobium mukohataei DSM 12286 contains the following coding sequences:
- the ilvA gene encoding threonine ammonia-lyase, translating to MLAFDDVLAARDRVAETARHTPLDYSHTFSSMTGADVHLKLELFQRTGSFKIRGATNRIATLSEGEREAGVVTASAGNHAQGVALAATRIGVDSTIVMPERAPVSKVQATESYGGNVVLHGRDYDAAAQKAHEIERESGRTYVHAFDDEMVMAGQGTIGLEIYEDLPGVDTVVVPIGGGGLISGIATALKGQDDDVRVIGVQADGASSVAESLKKGHRIERDSVQTIADGIATRTIGDRTFEVIEERVDEVVTVTDPEIAVALTTLLERSKTLAEGAGAVPLAALLEGKFDYEDDETIVPTLCGGNIDLNTLTNVIMRGLVETGRYCKIRTVLEDRPGSLEELVEVLSAAQVNVYGIEHDRTSRDIAMNDAEVELDLETRGPDHVAELLDRLEDAGFEVEVLV from the coding sequence ATGCTCGCTTTCGATGACGTGCTGGCCGCCCGCGATCGCGTCGCCGAGACGGCTCGACACACCCCGCTCGACTACTCGCACACCTTCTCGTCGATGACGGGCGCAGACGTACACCTCAAGCTCGAACTGTTCCAGCGGACCGGCTCGTTCAAGATCCGCGGCGCGACCAACCGGATCGCGACACTGTCGGAGGGAGAACGCGAGGCGGGCGTCGTCACCGCCAGCGCGGGCAACCACGCCCAGGGCGTGGCGCTGGCGGCGACCCGTATCGGCGTCGATTCGACGATCGTCATGCCCGAACGCGCCCCCGTCTCGAAGGTCCAGGCCACCGAAAGTTACGGTGGGAACGTGGTCCTCCACGGGCGAGACTACGACGCGGCCGCCCAGAAGGCCCACGAGATCGAGCGCGAGTCCGGCCGGACCTACGTCCACGCCTTCGACGACGAGATGGTGATGGCCGGCCAGGGGACGATCGGACTGGAGATCTACGAGGACCTGCCCGGCGTCGACACCGTCGTCGTCCCCATCGGCGGCGGCGGCCTCATCAGCGGGATCGCGACGGCGCTGAAGGGCCAGGACGACGACGTGCGCGTGATCGGCGTGCAGGCAGACGGGGCGTCCAGCGTCGCCGAGTCCCTGAAGAAGGGCCACCGGATCGAACGCGATTCGGTCCAGACGATCGCCGACGGGATCGCGACCCGGACCATCGGCGACCGGACGTTCGAGGTGATCGAAGAGCGCGTCGACGAGGTCGTCACCGTCACCGATCCGGAGATCGCCGTCGCGCTGACGACGCTGCTGGAGCGGTCGAAGACGCTGGCCGAGGGAGCGGGCGCGGTCCCGCTTGCGGCCCTGCTCGAAGGGAAGTTCGACTACGAGGACGACGAGACGATCGTTCCGACGCTCTGTGGGGGCAACATCGACCTGAACACGCTGACGAACGTCATCATGCGAGGGCTGGTCGAGACCGGGCGGTACTGCAAGATCAGGACCGTCCTGGAGGATCGGCCGGGCTCGCTGGAGGAACTGGTCGAGGTGCTGTCGGCGGCCCAGGTCAACGTCTACGGCATCGAGCACGACCGGACCTCGCGGGACATCGCCATGAACGACGCCGAGGTCGAGTTGGACTTGGAGACGCGGGGGCCGGACCACGTCGCGGAGCTGCTCGATCGGCTCGAAGACGCGGGCTTCGAGGTCGAAGTCCTGGTGTAG
- a CDS encoding Rid family detoxifying hydrolase encodes MKRIVSTDAAPAAVGAYSQATTTDDLVFTAGQIPLTPEGDLLDEAAIDVQAQQALENVEAILESSGTSLDNVLKVTVYLDDIDDFEAMDDAYESFFESEPPARSAVGVDELPKGVGVEIEAIATK; translated from the coding sequence ATGAAACGGATTGTCAGTACCGACGCCGCCCCCGCCGCGGTCGGAGCGTACAGTCAGGCCACGACGACCGACGACCTCGTCTTTACGGCCGGACAGATCCCGCTGACTCCCGAGGGCGACCTGCTCGACGAGGCCGCCATCGACGTACAGGCCCAGCAGGCCCTCGAAAACGTCGAGGCCATCCTGGAGTCGTCGGGCACGAGCCTCGACAACGTCCTGAAGGTGACGGTGTACCTCGACGACATCGACGACTTCGAGGCGATGGACGACGCCTACGAGAGCTTCTTCGAGAGCGAGCCGCCGGCCCGCAGCGCCGTCGGCGTCGACGAACTCCCGAAGGGCGTCGGCGTCGAGATCGAGGCGATTGCGACGAAGTAA